A region of Enoplosus armatus isolate fEnoArm2 chromosome 14, fEnoArm2.hap1, whole genome shotgun sequence DNA encodes the following proteins:
- the klhl14 gene encoding kelch-like protein 14 yields the protein MSRSGDRTSTFDPTHSDTLLHGLNLLWRKQLFCDVTLTAQGQQFHCHKAVLASCSQYFRSLFSSHNVINNEGSKGDQGSSGTPSSSPDDKLVTPSARPINNLVLQGCSSIGLRLVLEYLYTANVTLSLDTVEEVLSVSKILNIPQITKLSVQFLNDQISVQNYKQICKIAALHGLDETKKLANKYLVEDVLLLNFEEMCAMLDALPPPVESELALFQMSVLWLEHDRETRMHYAPDLMKRLRFALIPAPELVERVQSVDFMRSDPVCQKLLLDAMNYHLMPFRQHCRQSVASRIRSNKRMLLLVGGLPPGPDRLPSNLVQYYDDEKKTWKILTIMPYNSAHHCVVEVENFLLLLGGEDQWNPNGKHSTNFVSRYDPRFNSWIQLPPMQERRASFFACRLEKHLYVIGGRNESGYLSSVESYNLETNEWNYVSSLPQPLAAHAGAVHNGKIYISGGVHNGEYVSWLYCYDPIMDVWARKQDMNTKRAIHALAGMNDRLYAIGGNHLKGFSHLDVMLVECYDPKADQWNILQSPILEGRSGPGCAVLDDSIFLVGGYSWSMGAYKSSTICYSPEKGTWTELEGEVAEPLAGPACSTVILPACLPFNK from the exons ATGTCCAGATCGGGTGATAGAACATCCACCTTTGACCCAACACACAGTGACACGCTGCTGCACGGGCTCAATCTCTTATGGAGAAAACAGCTTTTCTGTGATGTGACTCTCACTGCCCAGGGACAGCAGTTCCACTGCCACAAAGCTGTGCTGGCATCCTGCTCCCAGTATTTCAggtctctcttctcctcccacaACGTTATCAACAACGAGGGGAGCAAAGGGGACCAGGGCAGCAGTGGGAccccctcatcctctcctgATGACAAGCTGGTGACCCCCAGCGCCAGGCCCATCAACAACCTGGTACTCCAGGGCTGCTCCTCCATTGGACTACGATTAGTGCTGGAGTACCTGTACACTGCCAACGTGACTCTTTCCCTGGACACAGTGGAAGAGGTGCTGTCAGTCAGCAAGATCCTCAACATCCCCCAGATTACCAAGCTCAGCGTGCAGTTCCTCAACGACCAGATCTCTGTGCAGAACTACAAGCAGATTTGCAAGATTGCCGCACTCCATGGACTGGATGAGACCAAGAAGCTGGCCAACAAGTACCTGGTGgaggatgtgctgctgctgaactttGAGGAGATGTGTGCCATGCTAGATGCTCTGCCACCTCCAGTGGAGTCAGAGCTGGCTCTATTCCAGATGTCAGTCCTCTGGCTGGAGCATGACCGGGAGACTCGCATGCACTATGCGCCGGACCTTATGAAGAGGCTGCGCTTCGCCCTCATACCTGCTCCAGAGCTGGTGGAGAGGGTGCAGTCTGTTGACTTCATGAGGAGTGACCCTGTGTGCCAGAAACTACTCCTGGATGCCATGAACTACCACCTGATGCCCTTCAGGCAGCACTGCAGGCAGTCCGTGGCCAGCAG AATCCGTTCCAATAAGAGAATGCTGTTACTGGTGGGTGGTTTGCCTCCTGGACCTGATCGTCTCCCCAGCAATTTGGTCCAGTACTATGACGACGAGAAAAAGACATGGAAGATCCTCACAA TAATGCCTTACAACAGCGCCCATCACTGcgtggtggaggtggagaacTTCCTACTGCTGCTGGGCGGGGAGGACCAGTGGAACCCCAACG GAAAGCACAGCACTAATTTTGTCAGCCGCTATGATCCCAGATTCAACAGTTGGATACAGCTGCCTCCTATGCAGGAGAG GAGAGCCAGTTTCTTTGCCTGCCGCCTGGAAAAGCACCTGTACGTGATCGGTGGTAGGAACGAGAGCGGCTACCTCTCCAGCGTGGAGTCCTACAACCTGGAGACTAACGAGTGGAACTACGTGTCGTCTCTGCCGCAGCCTCTGGCCGCTCATGCAGGGGCAGTGCACAACGGCAAGATCTACATATCAG GAGGAGTGCACAATGGAGAGTATGTGTCCTGGCTCTACTGTTATGACCCTATAATGGATGTGTGGGCTCGGAAACAGGACATGAACACAAAGCGGGCCATTCATGCCCTGGCTGGGATGAACGACCGCCTATATGCTATTGGTGGAAACCATTTGAAAG GTTTCTCCCATCTAGACGTAATGTTGGTGGAGTGTTACGACCCGAAAGCTGACCAGTGGAACATCCTGCAGTCCCCAATCCTGGAGGGTCGTAGCGGCCCGGGCTGTGCTGTTTTGGATGACAGCATCTTCCTCGTGGGAGGCTACAGCTGGAGCATG gGGGCCTATAAGTCTTCTACCATCTGCTACAGCCCAGAGAAAGGAACATGGACAGAGTTGGAGGGAGAGGTGGCAGAGCCCTTAGCAGGCCCAGCCTGCTCCACTGTCATACTGCCCGCCTGCCTTCCCTTTAACAAATGA